CCCGACCCACGAGCCGATTGATCCGGTGCGTTACATCGCCAACCGGTCTTCGGGCAAGCAGGGTCATGCGATTGCCGAGGCGCTGGCACAGGCCGGTGCAGATGTGACGCTGGTGACGGGTCCGGTGACCCTGCCCGACCCGGTTGGGGTCAAGGTCGTGCGCATCGAAACCGCACGCGAGATGCTGGGTGCCGTACAGGCCGCCCTTCCCGCTGATATTGCCGTTTGTGCCGCGGCGGTGGCCGATTGGCGCACGGCTGATGAAGCCGGTCAAAAGCTTAAGAAAGATGGATCGGGGGTGATCCCGAACCTGAAGCTTTCGGAAAATCCGGACATTCTGGCGACCATCAGCAAGGCCGGAGCTACGCGGCCGGGTCTTGTGATTGGATTTGCCGCCGAAACCGAAAATGTCACCGCCCATGCACGCGCCAAACGCTTGCGCAAGGGGTGCGACTGGATTTTGGCCAATGATGTGGCGCCTTCGACCGGGACCTTTGGCGGTGATGATAACGAGATTTGCCTGATTTCAGGCGAAGACGAAACCAGTGATGAACGGTGGGAACGCCAAAGCAAGACCGGGGTTGCCCGTGCATTGAGCGCGCGCATTATCAAACATTTTTCCTGACGGGCGTATCCCGGAAGGCAGACAGAACGATTAGACCGGCAGATGATCCTGCCGGGACAAGACAAGGATAGACGATGTCGCTTTTAAGCGTTGATTTAAAACAGCTTCCGCATGGGGCGGATTTGCCGTTACCGGAATACGCAACCGCGCAGTCAGCCGCGGTTGATTTGCAGGCCGCGATTGACGGGACGCTGGTTCTGGCACCGGGCAAACGTGCCATGGTCGAAACCGGTATCGCCATCGCCCTGCCCGCCAGGTTTGAGGCACAGGTGCGTCCGCGGTCAGGCCTGGCGGCGAAAAACGGGGTCACGGTCCTTAACAGCCCCGGCACGATTGATGCCGATTATCGCGGCGAGATCAAAGTCATCCTGATCAATCATGGTGACGAGGCCTTTGAAATCGAGCGCGGCATGCGCATTGCCCAGCTGGTTGTCGCACCGGTGACGCAAGTGCAGTGGAACGCCGTAGAAGACTTGAATGAAACCGCGCGCGGTGCGGGTGGTTTCGGTTCGACCGGAACAGCCAGCCCGGCCCGTTAGGACAGGGAAAGCATGCTGGTCGATCCGGTTTGACGCTATCTGGTTATGCCGTCTGGGGGGATGGCTGAACCGCAAGGGGAGTTGAGTGAAAAGATGCTGAAGCTTTCTAAGAAGATGCTGTTTGCGATCGAGGCGGTCGTGGACATTGCCTATAACGCGGCGGGTGAGCCGGTTCAGAGCCGGGATATCACCGCGCGTCAGGGCATTCCGAAACGTTACCTTGAACAGACGTTGCAACAGTTGGTGCGTGCCGACATTCTGGTCGGCGTGCGTGGCCCACGCGGGGGATATCGGCTGGCGCGTGAACGCCGTCGCATCACGCTTGCCGATATCGTGTCGGTGATCCGGTCGATGGAAACATCCGATGACCCGATCGAGGATCCGGCAGGATCGCCACTGGGCAAGGAAGTCGTCCGTCCGCTGTGGCGGGAATTGCAGGACGAAATGATGAAGCAGCTTGAAAAAATCACGGTCGAAGACCTGTGCAACCGGGCACGTGATGCGGGCCTGCGCAGCGGGATTGAAGAGTCCCCGGATTTCATCATTTGATCTTATCGGGGTGTAGCGGTTTGGTGTATCGTCATTGCACAAGAAACTGCTGCTATTGAAGGTAAAACTACAAGTTTATGGAACGTTGCCCGGCACAGGATCTGTAAAAAATCTTTCAATCCGTTTGACCCGGATAAATAGCGAGATAAATACAGATCAAAGATGTGCTTGATGGCAAAAATACAGAAACGTGCGAGGAAAACATGACTGAGTTTCGCGGCAAGATTTACGACAGCATCATCGACACCATTGGCGCAACCCCGCTGGTGCGCCTTTCGCGACTGGCAGAGGCCGAAGGTGTCAAAGCCGATCTGATCGGCAAGCTTGAATTCTTTAACCCGCTGGCCTCGGTCAAGGACCGTATTGGTTTGGCGATGATCGAAAATGCCGAGAAATCGGGCAAGATCAAGCCGGGTGCGACCCTGGTGGAGCCGACGTCTGGCAATACCGGTATTGC
Above is a window of Thalassospira sp. ER-Se-21-Dark DNA encoding:
- the coaBC gene encoding bifunctional phosphopantothenoylcysteine decarboxylase/phosphopantothenate--cysteine ligase CoaBC, with the translated sequence MPSDLNRKSVLLIISGGIAAYKVLEVIRRLRDRGIHIRAILTKGGAEFVTPLSVAALTENKVYQDLFSLTDEAEMGHIRLSREADLVLVAPASADILAKMATGQAGDLATTALLATNKPVMIAPAMNVEMWNHPATQANIATLEGRGVLRVGPSSGDLACGEFGSGRLAEPAEIIASVVDFLDAQDAPKPLAGKKAVVTSGPTHEPIDPVRYIANRSSGKQGHAIAEALAQAGADVTLVTGPVTLPDPVGVKVVRIETAREMLGAVQAALPADIAVCAAAVADWRTADEAGQKLKKDGSGVIPNLKLSENPDILATISKAGATRPGLVIGFAAETENVTAHARAKRLRKGCDWILANDVAPSTGTFGGDDNEICLISGEDETSDERWERQSKTGVARALSARIIKHFS
- the dut gene encoding dUTP diphosphatase, whose translation is MSLLSVDLKQLPHGADLPLPEYATAQSAAVDLQAAIDGTLVLAPGKRAMVETGIAIALPARFEAQVRPRSGLAAKNGVTVLNSPGTIDADYRGEIKVILINHGDEAFEIERGMRIAQLVVAPVTQVQWNAVEDLNETARGAGGFGSTGTASPAR
- a CDS encoding Rrf2 family transcriptional regulator gives rise to the protein MLKLSKKMLFAIEAVVDIAYNAAGEPVQSRDITARQGIPKRYLEQTLQQLVRADILVGVRGPRGGYRLARERRRITLADIVSVIRSMETSDDPIEDPAGSPLGKEVVRPLWRELQDEMMKQLEKITVEDLCNRARDAGLRSGIEESPDFII